A part of Gammaproteobacteria bacterium genomic DNA contains:
- the gcvT gene encoding glycine cleavage system aminomethyltransferase GcvT, which produces MGKQTPFYAQHVKAQAKIVDFAGWDMPLHYGSQIEEHHIVRREVGMFDVSHMGVVDISGKDAAPYLRYLLANNIDRITPGRAIYTCMLNEKGGVIDDLIVYKLSETDFRIVINAGTREKDLAWMRKQSNAFELTIQERLDLCMLAIQGPLAYQKVAEMDVISKEDLSALKNFSFLTFDDWLIARTGYTGEEGVEMIFPVAFAESIWEKALVAGIKPCGLGSRDTLRLEAGLNLYGNDMDETVTPLESNLSWTVAMEPTDRDFIGRKALSLLQNQNPAGHMVGLVLEGPGVIRNHQRVVFANGPEGYVTSGGYSPTLAKSIALARVPVQISETCTVEIRNKAIPAKIVKPPFVRKGKKMFE; this is translated from the coding sequence GTGGGTAAACAAACACCATTTTATGCGCAGCATGTCAAAGCGCAGGCCAAAATTGTTGATTTCGCTGGGTGGGACATGCCGTTACATTATGGTTCGCAAATTGAAGAGCATCATATTGTTCGTCGTGAAGTAGGGATGTTCGATGTTTCTCATATGGGAGTTGTCGATATTTCTGGAAAAGATGCTGCACCTTATTTACGTTATTTGCTTGCAAATAATATTGATCGTATTACACCGGGGCGAGCAATTTATACATGCATGCTGAATGAAAAGGGTGGTGTGATCGATGATTTAATTGTTTATAAATTATCGGAAACAGATTTCCGCATTGTGATCAATGCCGGTACACGTGAAAAAGATTTAGCATGGATGCGAAAACAAAGTAATGCGTTTGAGTTAACCATCCAGGAACGTCTCGACTTGTGCATGCTTGCAATTCAAGGTCCACTTGCTTATCAGAAAGTTGCTGAGATGGATGTGATCAGTAAAGAAGATCTTTCTGCCCTCAAAAATTTTTCTTTCCTTACGTTTGACGACTGGCTGATAGCGCGAACAGGTTATACAGGTGAAGAAGGCGTTGAAATGATTTTTCCCGTGGCTTTTGCTGAATCCATTTGGGAAAAAGCCCTCGTCGCCGGCATCAAGCCATGCGGGTTGGGGTCCCGTGATACATTGCGTTTGGAAGCGGGTTTAAATTTATATGGCAATGATATGGATGAAACGGTTACGCCCTTGGAATCAAATTTAAGTTGGACGGTTGCAATGGAACCAACAGATCGTGATTTCATTGGCCGCAAGGCACTTTCCTTGTTGCAAAATCAAAACCCAGCAGGCCATATGGTCGGTCTGGTATTAGAAGGACCCGGTGTTATTCGCAACCATCAACGGGTTGTTTTTGCGAACGGTCCAGAAGGGTATGTTACAAGTGGTGGATATTCACCGACGCTTGCTAAAAGCATTGCGTTAGCCCGCGTGCCCGTGCAGATTAGTGAGACTTGTACCGTAGAGATTCGTAATAAAGCTATTCCTGCCAAAATTGTTAAACCACCTTTTGTGCGCAAAGGTAAAAAAATGTTTGAATAA
- the coaBC gene encoding bifunctional phosphopantothenoylcysteine decarboxylase/phosphopantothenate--cysteine ligase CoaBC gives MTLNLDRKHIILGVTGSIAAFKSADLTRRLREAGAIVRVVMTENAKRFITPLTMQALSGFPIHDDLFDLQAEAAMGHIELARWADLILIAPATADTMARIAHGTASDLLTTLCLATLAPLMIAPAMNQRMWLSAPTQNNLQILQANQVHLLQPDQGSQACGDVGPGRMMEPHAIVDAVANLFKTGKLQGQRVLITAGPTVEAIDPIRFISNSSSGKMGYALAAAAHAAGAKVTLISGPVTLNPPEGVDIIPVKSAQEMYAAVMTRATTCHLFIGVAAVGDYRSEAIATQKIHKTDASMQLTLHRNPDIITAVSQLKPRPFVVGFAAETEDVVNQASAKRVRKQMDIIIANRVGEKVGLGSDDNEVTVIDAHEHVAFPRMPKEKLARQLIELIAHRYQARPIV, from the coding sequence ATGACGTTAAATCTTGATCGTAAACATATTATTTTAGGGGTGACGGGAAGTATCGCAGCATTCAAAAGTGCTGATCTGACCCGTCGCTTGCGAGAAGCAGGCGCCATCGTGCGAGTCGTCATGACGGAGAACGCCAAACGGTTTATTACGCCCCTCACCATGCAAGCCCTTTCCGGATTCCCTATCCATGATGATTTATTTGATCTGCAGGCAGAAGCTGCAATGGGCCATATTGAGCTCGCGCGATGGGCGGACCTTATTTTGATTGCTCCAGCAACTGCAGATACGATGGCTCGCATTGCCCATGGTACGGCAAGTGATTTATTAACGACGCTGTGTCTTGCTACACTTGCACCCCTTATGATCGCGCCCGCCATGAATCAGCGCATGTGGCTTTCCGCACCCACGCAAAATAATTTACAAATCTTGCAAGCCAATCAAGTCCACCTTTTGCAACCGGATCAAGGTAGTCAAGCGTGTGGGGATGTGGGCCCTGGTCGGATGATGGAACCGCACGCCATTGTGGATGCAGTTGCAAATTTATTTAAAACAGGAAAACTGCAAGGACAGCGCGTTCTCATCACTGCAGGCCCGACGGTGGAAGCAATTGATCCCATCCGTTTTATCAGTAACAGCAGTTCTGGAAAAATGGGATATGCCTTAGCTGCGGCAGCACATGCAGCTGGCGCGAAAGTCACGCTCATCAGTGGTCCTGTGACCCTTAATCCGCCCGAAGGTGTCGATATTATTCCAGTCAAAAGTGCTCAAGAAATGTATGCAGCCGTTATGACGAGGGCGACAACTTGTCATTTGTTTATAGGCGTTGCTGCGGTGGGTGATTACCGCAGTGAAGCCATTGCGACTCAAAAAATTCATAAAACGGATGCGTCAATGCAACTGACACTTCACCGTAATCCAGATATTATTACGGCTGTGAGTCAATTAAAACCACGTCCTTTTGTTGTGGGATTTGCAGCAGAAACAGAGGATGTGGTTAATCAGGCGAGTGCAAAGCGTGTGCGTAAGCAAATGGATATCATTATTGCTAATCGTGTCGGAGAAAAAGTTGGTCTGGGATCCGATGATAACGAAGTGACGGTCATTGATGCACATGAGCACGTTGCTTTTCCCCGTATGCCGAAAGAAAAGCTCGCCCGCCAATTGATCGAATTGATTGCACACCGTTATCAAGCGAGACCCATTGTCTAA
- a CDS encoding fatty acid desaturase, which translates to MLGLIQLPWWGYLLVLLGFTQLTILSVTIYLHRCQAHRSVDLHPIVSHIFRFWLWVSTGMVTKEWTAIHRKHHARVETDEDPHSPQTRGIKKVFFEGAELYRKEATNAETMERYGEGTPDDWMERNVYTKHSMLGILSMLATNIILFGPLGLTIWALQMGWIPFFAAGVVNGIGHFWGYRNYESKDASRNVVPLGIFIGGEELHNNHHAFASSAKFSAKWWEVDAGWMVIRTLQVFGLAKPKRKVPEIKVIPDKTSIDSDTLTALITYRLQVMARYTRDVMLPALREEKKRATNDANKSLLDSDAETALVREASIMHPSHRAKLAKVLEHFQSLRVLYQFRLKLQDIWSRSTASQKELLDALHEWCQQAEATRIETLHNFARRLKTYVPQEAR; encoded by the coding sequence ATGCTTGGTCTGATCCAATTACCCTGGTGGGGCTATTTGCTGGTTCTACTTGGCTTTACTCAACTTACTATTCTTTCGGTTACGATTTATTTACATCGTTGCCAAGCTCATCGTTCTGTGGATTTGCATCCTATTGTTAGTCATATCTTCCGCTTTTGGTTATGGGTTTCAACAGGGATGGTGACCAAAGAATGGACTGCTATTCACCGCAAACATCATGCTCGTGTTGAAACGGATGAAGATCCTCATAGTCCACAAACACGCGGCATTAAAAAAGTCTTTTTTGAAGGGGCTGAACTTTACCGTAAAGAAGCGACCAATGCTGAGACTATGGAGCGATATGGTGAAGGTACACCCGATGATTGGATGGAGCGCAATGTTTATACTAAACATTCGATGCTTGGCATCCTCTCGATGTTAGCCACCAACATCATCCTTTTTGGTCCTTTAGGTTTGACAATTTGGGCACTTCAAATGGGCTGGATTCCTTTCTTTGCAGCCGGTGTTGTGAATGGGATTGGACATTTCTGGGGCTATCGAAATTATGAAAGTAAAGATGCTTCACGTAATGTAGTACCGCTCGGTATTTTTATTGGCGGTGAAGAGTTACACAATAATCATCATGCTTTCGCAAGTTCTGCTAAATTTTCTGCCAAATGGTGGGAGGTTGACGCAGGCTGGATGGTAATTCGTACTTTACAAGTTTTTGGCTTGGCTAAACCTAAAAGAAAAGTGCCGGAAATTAAAGTTATTCCAGATAAAACATCTATCGATTCCGATACACTCACCGCGCTTATCACGTACCGCTTACAAGTTATGGCGCGTTACACCCGCGATGTAATGTTGCCTGCTTTGCGTGAAGAGAAAAAACGTGCAACGAATGATGCAAATAAATCCTTACTGGATTCGGATGCCGAGACTGCTTTAGTGCGTGAAGCTTCCATTATGCATCCTTCTCACCGTGCTAAATTGGCTAAGGTTTTGGAACATTTTCAATCCTTACGCGTGCTGTATCAATTTAGACTGAAGTTGCAGGATATTTGGAGCAGAAGTACCGCAAGTCAAAAAGAGTTATTAGATGCGCTCCATGAATGGTGTCAGCAAGCTGAAGCCACGCGCATTGAAACGTTACATAATTTCGCGCGTCGATTGAAAACCTACGTTCCGCAAGAAGCTAGATAA
- the dut gene encoding dUTP diphosphatase, whose protein sequence is MTESLNHLSKLSDLSSNVPVNKTIQLKILDARIGTTYPLPQYETSHAAGLDLRACIDAPLAILPNQSVLIKTGIAIYIADPQLAAIILPRSGLGHKHGLVLGNLVGLIDADYQGPLMVSCWNRSEIVYTVEPGDRIAQMVIVPIVRTNFEVVEEFEETSRGEGGFGHSGKN, encoded by the coding sequence ATGACTGAAAGTTTAAACCATCTATCCAAGCTATCTGATTTATCGTCCAACGTTCCTGTTAACAAAACGATACAACTTAAAATTTTGGATGCAAGAATCGGAACAACGTATCCTTTACCTCAATACGAAACAAGTCATGCAGCAGGTCTTGATTTACGCGCTTGCATTGACGCGCCTTTAGCAATATTGCCGAATCAAAGCGTTTTAATTAAAACCGGTATAGCTATCTATATTGCCGATCCTCAGCTTGCCGCCATTATTTTACCGCGCTCCGGTTTAGGTCATAAACATGGATTAGTATTAGGTAATTTAGTTGGGTTGATTGATGCAGACTATCAAGGCCCGCTGATGGTTTCTTGTTGGAACCGGAGTGAAATTGTTTATACAGTCGAACCAGGGGACCGCATTGCACAAATGGTCATCGTACCTATTGTGCGGACAAACTTCGAAGTCGTAGAAGAATTTGAAGAAACCTCGCGCGGGGAAGGTGGATTTGGTCATTCAGGAAAAAATTAA
- the rpmG gene encoding 50S ribosomal protein L33 codes for MRDKIKMLSTGKTKAGKTTGTFKTTTKNKKKTTEKLKLKHYDPRAYNAETGKNGMHVLFEETKI; via the coding sequence ATGCGCGATAAAATTAAAATGCTCTCCACGGGTAAAACTAAAGCCGGTAAGACTACGGGTACCTTTAAGACGACCACAAAAAACAAAAAGAAAACAACAGAGAAATTAAAGCTGAAGCATTATGATCCCCGTGCTTACAATGCCGAGACCGGCAAGAATGGCATGCACGTTTTGTTTGAAGAAACGAAGATTTAA
- a CDS encoding UbiH/UbiF/VisC/COQ6 family ubiquinone biosynthesis hydroxylase: protein MQCHDYDMLIVGGGIVGCALAVMLAAQKNKKIVILETNPSPPTWSSTPYQHRVSALTLSTMRILKHVGVWETIAHHRVSSFAEMVVVDAHHAELHFKAEMIGEPTLGFIVENQLLHWALAEKVKAFDNITWVRPVQLNAVSYGEDKVTLTTEQGVCFSGKLAIACDGSGSWLRSKAGIANHQVHYNQSALVTNIKSSKPHTAIARQFFLQNSILAFLPLQDPYLSSIVWSLPKDDALRLVDCDVSSFKTTLQAICFEQLGEVEWVAERQIFPLTRARAASYIRERIALVGDAAHLVHPLAGQGVNLGLLDAASLAEVLSETRDHDIGGIRPLRRYERWRKADNLPMLMMIDSLEKLYQNQSSFLQAARVKGLQSVNRWVTLKSFLINYAVGNRRYLPKIGS from the coding sequence ATGCAGTGTCATGATTATGATATGCTTATTGTCGGCGGCGGCATTGTAGGTTGTGCGCTTGCTGTCATGTTAGCCGCGCAGAAAAATAAAAAAATTGTAATTTTAGAAACCAATCCCTCTCCACCTACCTGGTCCTCTACTCCTTACCAGCATCGTGTTAGTGCGTTAACCTTATCAACCATGCGTATTTTAAAGCACGTGGGGGTGTGGGAAACAATTGCCCATCATCGCGTGAGTTCTTTTGCTGAAATGGTGGTTGTTGATGCTCATCATGCTGAACTACATTTTAAGGCTGAAATGATCGGGGAGCCAACGTTAGGCTTTATTGTTGAAAACCAACTCTTACATTGGGCATTAGCTGAAAAAGTAAAAGCATTCGACAACATTACGTGGGTGCGCCCAGTACAGTTAAACGCTGTGAGTTATGGGGAAGATAAAGTTACATTAACAACTGAACAAGGCGTGTGTTTTTCGGGAAAATTAGCCATTGCTTGCGATGGCTCAGGTTCGTGGTTGCGCAGTAAAGCTGGCATAGCGAACCACCAAGTTCATTATAATCAATCAGCACTTGTTACTAATATTAAAAGTTCAAAACCTCACACTGCCATTGCTCGCCAATTTTTTTTGCAGAACAGTATACTGGCTTTTCTTCCGCTGCAGGATCCTTATCTTTCTTCTATTGTGTGGTCATTACCCAAAGACGACGCCCTTCGGTTAGTTGATTGTGATGTTTCGTCATTTAAAACTACATTACAGGCTATTTGTTTTGAACAACTAGGCGAAGTGGAATGGGTCGCGGAACGACAAATTTTTCCACTCACTCGTGCCAGAGCTGCAAGCTATATTCGCGAACGAATTGCATTGGTGGGTGATGCAGCTCATCTTGTTCATCCTCTTGCGGGACAAGGTGTGAATTTAGGATTACTTGACGCCGCGTCCTTGGCGGAAGTCTTGAGCGAGACACGTGATCATGATATCGGCGGAATACGTCCTTTGCGTCGTTACGAGCGTTGGCGTAAAGCTGACAATTTACCGATGCTGATGATGATTGATAGCTTAGAAAAATTATATCAAAATCAATCTTCGTTTTTGCAAGCAGCCCGTGTAAAAGGGCTGCAAAGTGTAAACCGATGGGTAACCCTTAAATCTTTTTTAATTAATTATGCCGTAGGTAACCGTCGTTATTTACCTAAGATAGGAAGCTAA
- a CDS encoding phosphomannomutase/phosphoglucomutase → MIKDVLSPTIFRAYDIRGIAGDTLNAQTIFQIGQAIGSLIREKGETQIALARDGRLSGPALSQALREGLLATGCDVTDIGQAPTPLLYYAAHVFTEHSGVMLTGSHNPPDYNGLKIVIQGCTLAEEGIRNLYQRILEKRFVVGAGVYRQVNIAERYIYHMTHNVTLARPLKIVIDAGNGVTGEIAPALFKQLGCNVIPLFCEIDGTFPNHHPDPSQAENMQDLIKAVREHQADLGLAFDGDGDRLGVVTSAGEIINPDRLLMVFAKALLLKKPHSKIIYDIKCTQHLDKLIRAHHGVPLMWKTGHSLIKAKVAETGALLAGEMSGHFFFNDRWYGFDDALYAGARLLEIVSEQAELSAEFFAAVPNSVNTPELKILVEEEEKFALMDRLREQAHFADAEDIITFDGVRVNFAKGWGLVRPSNTSPYLILRFEAINETMLVNIQNLFRSWLLSVKPDLVLPF, encoded by the coding sequence ATGATAAAGGACGTTTTAAGCCCGACGATTTTTCGAGCCTATGATATTAGAGGGATTGCAGGCGATACACTTAATGCCCAAACGATTTTTCAAATCGGTCAAGCCATCGGCTCCTTAATTCGAGAAAAAGGTGAAACGCAAATCGCACTGGCACGTGATGGGCGTTTGTCGGGTCCTGCATTAAGTCAGGCACTTCGCGAAGGGTTATTGGCGACGGGATGTGATGTTACTGATATAGGGCAAGCACCCACGCCTTTATTGTATTATGCAGCACATGTTTTTACTGAGCATTCAGGCGTAATGCTAACTGGCAGTCACAATCCACCGGATTATAACGGTTTAAAAATTGTCATCCAGGGTTGTACGCTCGCCGAGGAGGGCATTCGAAATTTATACCAACGCATTCTTGAAAAACGTTTTGTTGTCGGCGCGGGCGTTTATCGTCAAGTTAATATAGCCGAACGTTATATTTACCACATGACGCATAATGTTACTTTGGCGCGTCCTCTCAAAATTGTTATTGACGCGGGAAATGGCGTCACGGGAGAAATTGCGCCGGCGTTATTTAAACAATTAGGCTGCAATGTCATTCCATTATTTTGTGAAATAGACGGTACTTTCCCCAATCACCATCCCGATCCTTCGCAAGCTGAGAACATGCAAGATTTAATCAAGGCGGTACGTGAACATCAAGCTGATTTGGGTTTAGCATTTGATGGCGATGGTGATCGCTTAGGTGTTGTGACGAGTGCTGGAGAAATTATTAATCCAGATCGATTACTCATGGTCTTTGCCAAAGCTTTATTATTAAAAAAACCCCATTCCAAAATTATTTATGATATTAAATGTACGCAACATTTGGATAAATTAATCCGCGCTCATCACGGTGTCCCTTTAATGTGGAAAACGGGTCATTCGTTAATTAAAGCCAAAGTTGCAGAAACCGGAGCGCTATTAGCCGGTGAGATGAGTGGACATTTCTTTTTTAACGATCGGTGGTATGGCTTTGATGACGCACTTTATGCAGGTGCACGCCTACTTGAAATAGTGTCGGAACAAGCTGAGCTGAGTGCCGAATTTTTTGCAGCTGTCCCTAATAGTGTTAATACCCCCGAATTAAAGATATTAGTCGAAGAAGAAGAAAAGTTTGCCTTGATGGACCGTTTGCGTGAGCAAGCTCATTTTGCGGATGCAGAAGATATCATTACATTTGATGGAGTACGCGTTAATTTCGCTAAAGGTTGGGGTTTAGTTCGACCTTCCAATACAAGTCCGTATTTGATTTTACGATTTGAAGCCATCAATGAAACGATGTTAGTCAATATTCAAAACTTATTTCGGAGTTGGTTGTTATCAGTTAAACCTGATTTAGTTTTACCATTTTAA
- the rpmB gene encoding 50S ribosomal protein L28, translated as MAKKCPVTGKGPLVGNNVSHANNKTKRRYLPNLQYKRFWLENEKRFVRLRVSTRGMRIIDKYGIETILNDLKLRSQIVN; from the coding sequence ATGGCTAAAAAATGCCCAGTCACTGGCAAAGGTCCTTTAGTGGGAAATAATGTCTCACATGCCAACAATAAAACAAAGCGTCGTTATCTACCCAATTTACAATATAAGCGTTTTTGGTTAGAAAATGAAAAGCGTTTTGTGCGTTTACGCGTGAGCACGCGCGGTATGCGGATTATCGATAAATATGGTATTGAAACCATACTTAACGACTTGAAATTACGCAGTCAAATTGTAAATTAA